In a single window of the Vicugna pacos chromosome 8, VicPac4, whole genome shotgun sequence genome:
- the COL10A1 gene encoding collagen alpha-1(X) chain: MLPQITLLLLTSLNLVHGVFYTEQYQTPTGIKGPPSNTKAQFFIPYAIKSKGIAVRGEQGIPGPPGPVGPRGHPGPSGPPGKPGTGSPGPQGEPGLPGPPGPSATGKPGLTGLPGKQGERGPSGPKGDIGPAGLPGPRGPPGPPGIPGPAGISVTGKPGQQGPTGAPGPRGFPGEKGAPGVPGMNGQKGEMGYGAPGRPGDRGLPGPQGPMGPPGPPGVGKRGENGLPGQPGIKGDRGFPGERGPTGSPGPQGPPGEQGPEGIGKPGATGAPGQPGVPGTKGQPGAPGIAGPPGARGFGKPGLPGLKGQRGPIGLPGAPGAKGEQGPAGHPGEPGLTGPPGNMGPQGPKGIPGNDGIPGPKGETGPVGPAGYPGAKGERGTSGLDGKPGYPGEPGLNGPKGNPGLPGPKGDRGIGGPPGLPGPVGPAGAKGLPGHNGETGPRGAPGIPGTRGPIGPPGIPGFPGSKGDPGTPGPPGPAGIATKGLNGPTGPPGPPGPKGHAGEPGLPGPPGPPGPPGQAVLPEGFVKAGQRPFVSANQGVTGMPVSAFTVILSKAYPAIGSPIPFDKILYNSQKHYDPRTGIFTCKIPGIYYFSYHIHVKGTHAWVGLYKNGTPVMYTYDEYVKGYLDQASGSAIIDLTENDQVWLQLPNAGTNGLYSSEYVHSSFSGFLVAPM; this comes from the exons ATGCTGCCACAAATCACCCTTTTGCTGCTAACATCCTTGAACTTGGTTCATGGAGTGTTTTATACCGAGCAATACCAAACACCTACAGGCATAAAAGGCCCGCCATCCAATACCAAGGCACAGTTCTTCATTCCCTACGCCATAAAGAGTAAAG GTATAGCAGTAAGAGGAGAACAAGGTATTCCTGGTCCACCAGGCCCTGTTGGACCTCGAGGGCACCCAGGTCCTTCTGGACCACCAGGAAAACCAGGCACTGGAAGTCCAGGACCCCAAGGAGAGCCAGGGTTGCCAGGACCGCCGGGACCATCAGCCACTGGGAAGCCAGGTTTGACAGGACTCCCAGGAAAACAAGGAGAGAGAGGACCATCTGGACCAAAAGGAGATATTGGACCAGCTGGTTTACCAGGACCACGGGGCCCACCAGGGCCACCTGGAATCCCTGGCCCAGCTGGAATTTCTGTTACAGGAAAACCTGGACAACAGGGACCTACAGGAGCCCCAGGACCCAGGGGCTTTCCTGGAGAAAAGGGTGCACCAGGAGTTCCTGGTATGAATGGACAAAAAGGGGAAATGGGATATGGTGCTCCTGGCCGCCCAGGTGACAGGGGTCTTCCAGGCCCTCAGGGTCCCATGGGACCACCTGGCCCTCCTGGGGTGGGAAAGAGAGGTGAAAATGGGCTTCCAGGACAGCCAGGCATCAAAGGTGATCGGGGCTTTCCAGGAGAAAGGGGGCCAACTGGCTCACCAGGCCCCCAAGGTCCTCCAGGGGAACAGGGACCAGAAGGCATTGGAAAGCCAGGAGCCACTGGAGCCCCAGGCCAGCCAGGGGTTCCAGGGACAAAAGGTCAGCCTGGGGCTCCGGGAATAGCAGGGCCCCCAGGTGCTCGTGGCTTTGGGAAACCAGGCTTGCCAGGCTTGAAGGGACAAAGAGGACCTATAGGCCTTCCAGGGGCTCCAGGTGCCAAAGGGGAACAAGGCCCAGCAGGCCATCCTGGGGAACCAGGTCTCACTGGACCCCCTGGAAATATGGGACCCCAAGGGCCAAAAGGCATCCCAGGCAATGATGGGATCCCAGGGCCTAAAGGTGAGACAGGGCCAGTGGGGCCTGCAGGATACCCTGGGGCTAAGGGAGAAAGGGGCACCTCCGGGTTAGATGGAAAACCAGGGTACCCAGGAGAGCCAGGTCTCAATGgtcccaaaggtaacccagggttACCAGGCCCAAAAGGTGACCGTGGAATTGGAGGACCTCCTGGTCTCCCAGGCCCTGTGGGCCCAGCAGGAGCTAAGGGATTGCCTGGACACAATGGTGAGACTGGTCCAAGAGGTGCCCCTGGAATACCAGGTACCAGAGGCCCCATTGGACCACCGGGCATTCCAGGATTCCCTGGATCTAAAGGGGATCCAGGAACTCCAGGTCCTCCTGGTCCTGCTGGCATAGCAACTAAGGGCCTCAATGGACCCACTGGGCCACCAGGGCCTCCAGGTCCAAAAGGCCATGCTGGAGAGCCTGGCCTCCCAGGGCCCCCAGGACCCCCAGGGCCCCCAGGCCAAGCGGTCCTGCCAGAGGGTTTTGTAAAGGCAGGCCAAAGGCCTTTTGTTAGTGCCAACCAGGGAGTAACAGGAATGCCTGTGTCTGCTTTCACTGTTATTCTCTCTAAAGCTTACCCAGCTATAGGCAGTCCCATCCCATTTGACAAGATTTTATATAATAGCCAGAAGCATTATGACCCAAGAACTGGAATCTTCACCTGCAAGATACCAGGAATATATTATTTCTCCTACCACATACATGTGAAAGGGACCCACGCTTGGGTGGGCCTGTATAAGAATGGCACCCCTGTAATGTACACCTACGATGAATACGTCAAAGGCTACCTGGATCAGGCTTCAGGTAGCGCCATAATCGATCTCACAGAAAACGACCAGGTGTGGCTCCAGCTGCCCAATGCAGGGACAAACGGGCTGTACTCCTCTGAGTATGTCCACTCCTCTTTCTCAGGATTCTTAGTAGCTCCGATGTGA